The region GCTGGTTCAACAGCCAAGTCCGGTTGGTTGAAGCCTGGGGTATCGGCCAGCAGTCCCCCGGCGGGTAGATCGAATAGTTCCACATGGCGAGTGGTATGGCGGCCTTTGCGTAGTTTGCCTGATACCTTTTTAACCTGTTGTTCCACCCCTGGCACCAGAAGGTTGATCAGACTGGATTTGCCCACGCCAGAGGGGCCAGCCATGAGGCTAATGCGGTGTTTCAATTTTTCCTGTAATTTTTCCATGCCCCAGCGATTTTGCACGCTAATGGTGATCGGTGCATAGCCCCAGTCGCCCAGGCGATCGCCCCAGAATTTAACGTCTGTTTCCTCCACCAGATCCTGTTTATTAAGACAGAGACTGATTTCCAGTCCCGTGGCTTCCGCTTGTACCAGGAATCGACTCAACTGCCATTCTTCCAGGGGGGGATCGGTGAGGGCAAAGACTAAACAAATTTGCTCAGCATTGGCCACCGGCGGCCGTTCCAACACAGTGCGGCGGGGATAGACTTTGGCGATCGCCCCTAAATCCCCTTCTGCCACCATGGGAACCTCGGTCGCGTTACCTTGACCCTGTAACAGCAAGGAAGGGGGTAATTCCACCCGGACTTGATCCCCCACCATGACCTTTTGTCCTACTTTTTTCAGACGGGTACGGCGGGTGCAGAGCAGTGGCTGGGTAGTCATATTCCGCAGACGCACCCAATAATAGTTAGCTTGAACAGCAATAACTGTGCCCTCATCCGTCGCTTTGGTCATCGTTTAACCCCTAGCCCCCTAGGGAACTGCCACCGGAACGGTAATGGTCAAACAATAGGAGGATTCTCCCTCCAATGGCCGTAGGGATTGCTCTGTGTAACCCTCCAATTCCAGGCTATGGGGCACCTGCTCCACCGGCTCTCCTCCATCCAGCCACACTTCCAGGCATTGTCCTGGGGCCATCTGGGCCAGTTTGAGCTTAGTGCGGACAAAATTGATCGGACAGGGAGTGCCCCGCAGATCTAGCAAAATTGGTTCATTGCCCTGGCTCATTTATGGAATAACCCCCCTAAAAATCCTTCCAAGCCCCCTTTGCCGTGGCTCTCACCCTTAATGGTGGCCAGCCGTTCCAGGAGTTCCCGTTCTTCCGAGTTAATGCGGGTGGGAATTTGTACTTTAACGGTAATTAGATGATCCCCCCGGATGGTGGCGTTGCCTAATTTGGGCACCCCTTTATTTTCCAGGGTTAATACGGTGTTGGGCTGGGTGCCGGCCGGAATAGTTAGCTCCGCTTTACCGTCCACCGTGTCCACTTCCAAACGACAACCAAGGATAGCTTGGAGATAACTTACTTCCAAGTTGGAACGAATATTCATCCCTTCCCGGACAAAATACTTATCCGTTTCCACCATCAGGAAGACGTATAGATCCCCGGCGGGGCCGCCCCGTAGACCGGCATCCCCTTCTTTGCCCACCCGCAGACGGGTACCATCGTCTACCCCAGCGGGGATGGTGATTTTGAGCTTTTTCGTTTCTTGCTTGCGGCCAACTCCGTTGCAGGCTTCGCATTTTTCCTCAATGACTTCCCCAGTGCCGTTACAGGTGGGGCAGGTGGAAACCTGGGCAAAACTACCAAAGGGGGTGCGGGTTGCCCGGCGGACTTGCCCAGCGCCGTTACAGGTGCCACAGGTTTTAACCCCGGTGCCTGGTTTAGCACCAGTGCCTTCACAGACCTGACAGGATTCCAGGTGGGGAATGCGAATTTCTTTTTCGCCACCAAAAATAGCTTCCTGGAACGTTAACTGTAAATCCAGCCGTAGGTCATCTCCCCTGGTGGGGCCGTTAGCCCGACGACGACCCCGTTGTTGGCCCCCCATGCCGCCCCCAAAACCACCGAAAATGGTTTCAAAGATGTCGGCAAAGTCTCCCATATTGCCCACATCAAAGCCCTGGGCACCGCCACTACTGACCCCTGCTTCGCCAAATTGGTCGTAGCGCTGACGAATTTCCGGCTCGGAGAGAACTTCGTAGGCCCGGCTAATTTCTTTGAATTTTTCTTCTGCCCCTGGTTCTTTATTAACGTCAGGATGATATTTACGGGCTAACCGACGGTAGGCTCGTTTGATTTCATCTTTATTGGCATCCCGCGTCACTCCGAGCGTTTGGTAATAATCCCCAGGCATAATGCGTCGATGTTTTGCTTAACAATAATTGACAAGGCTTCTGTAGTGTTTACTGTAGCAAACTCTCGCCCCTACATGGTTGCCCAGAAATCCCCACCTCCGCATCTCAACCAATGTCGTTGCGGACTCCGTTCAGACCAGCCAGGGCAATGGCAATGGCATCCACGCTATCGTCGATGGGTAGGTCTTCTAGACCAAAAAAAATTTGCACCATAGCGGCCACCTCTGCTTTATTGGCTTTACCGTTGCCCAGATGGCATTTCCAACTGGATTGGTGCAAAAAGACGGGTTGAATGCTCTTTTCCCGGTAAATAACGAGGTTTATCACCCCCAAGGCCTGCATTACGCCTCCGGCCGCTTTTATTTGCCGACTAAAAAAAGGCATTTCCATGGCGATCGCCTGGGGGGAAAATTCTTCTAATAGGGCGTGGATATCTTGCTCAATTTCTACCAACCTTTGCGGGGTGCTGAGGTGCTTGGAAGTTTCGATGATGCCGTAGTCCACCAGTTGGGCAGATAGATCAGGCTGACCGTCCAGAATAGCCCAGCCAATAATGGCTAAACCGGGGTCAATGCCCAACCAGCGTTGGGCCGCTTCGGTTTGATCCATTAGGTTAATTATTTTGATCCAGTTCAGCCAAAATTTCCACGGCTTGCTCACACAAAGCTCCATGGTGAGAACCATGGCTAGCCAGGATGCCGCCCCATTGCCGCACATCGCCCCGGTTATATACCACAGGAGTCTGGTCAAAATAGGTAAACTCCCCCCCCGCTTCGGTGAGAATTAACTCCGGGGCCGCAAAGTCCCAATCCTTAGCGGCGGATTTACCGGAGAGGGAAATGTACACATCACTTTGTCCCTCCAAAATCGTGACGATTTTACAGCCCACACTACCCACATAATGGCGATCGCCAAAGGGCAAACGATCAATCAAATCTTGGAAACGTTGGTCTCGATGGCTACGGCTCACCACTAAGGTTAAAGATTCTGGTTCAGTTTTAGGTTTTACTTTGACCAGGGTTATTTCCCCTCCCTTCGATTCCCGAAAACAGCCTTGCCCCTGGACAGCGTAGTAGAGCCTTTCTGCCTCTGGCACACCTACCAAGGCTAACATCGGCCGCTGGCGATAGGTCAGAGCAATGTGCAGAGCATATTCCCCGGTTTTATCAATGAAATCCCTGGTGCCGTCGAGGGGGTCAATGATCCAGACCCAATCCTGGGGTAACGGGTCAGTGCATTGGTGGGTTTCCTCGCTCAGGTAGCCAAACTCCCCTGGGCTAAAGGCTTTTTGTAGGGTGGCTAAAATATATTTGTTAGCCGCCAAATCCGCCGCTGTGACCGGGCCATCCTGTTTATTTTCATCAGCATTTAAATCGGTCTGATTTTTACCGCTGTAGTAAGACTGAAGAATTTCCATTGCCCCCCAACCGATGGTGCGGAGAGTGGTTAAACAGGAATCAAGGTTGGGTAACAAGTCACTATTGGTCATAAGGGTGAATGCAGTGGCAGCGAAAATCAAATCAGTAGTTTAGCCCAAAGGATCAACTTTAGCTTGGGTTAGGATTACCCCAGGAAGCTTACCCTTTAGATCACGCTCAAAATCCCAGCAGGGTGAAACGAACCAAACGATAGCCTAGACAAAGGCAAAATAGAACCATCAGAGCCGTTAGACTCGTAAGTACAATCCGCAAAAGTACTTTTTCGTAGTCGTTCCAGAAAGGTGGCACGGGGATAATTTTCGCAGTTGAACAAAATGAATTGAAAGTCAACTCATACGGTTTCCCGATGGGGTTTTGGCGACAAAATTAACAATTCCATCCTACTATCTAAGATCGGACTAGGTTAGTTTCATTATCTAGCCACCAACAATAATCCCTCGCATTGACTGCAATTTATGGAAATTCGCCGCCGTCCTCCCAATCCCCCCATCAATGTTGACATTCTCCAATACCAGATTAAGCATCCAGAAGCGGCGCCTCGGCATATTCTGGAGGAAATTGTTTGGCACAAGGAAAAGGAAGTGGCCCAACGGCGGGAATTGGTGCCCCTAGTCAAACTCCAGAGTTTGGTTAAGGATATGGCTCCCCCTCTGGATTTTGTCGGAGCATTGCGCCAGAGCCAGCGCCAACCAGCTTTAATTGCGGAGGTGAAAAAAGCTTCCCCCAGTAAAGGCATTATTCGAGCTGATTTTGACCCAGTGGCGATCGCCAAGGCCTATGAAAGGGGGGGGGCAAACTGTTTGTCGGTGTTGACGGACGAGAAATTTTTCCAGGGCAGTTTTGAAAATTTGCAACTGGTGCGCTCAGCGGTGCAGTTACCATTGCTGTGTAAGGAATTTATTATTTACCCTTACCAAATCTACCTAGCCCGGAGCCGGGGGGCCGATGCTGTATTGTTAATTGCCGCCATTCTTAGTGACAAGGATTTACGTTATTTCCTCAAAATTATCCAAGGTCTGGGTATGGCCGCGTTGGTGGAAGTCCACACCATGGAGGAAATGGACCAGGTGTTGG is a window of Synechocystis sp. PCC 7338 DNA encoding:
- the dnaJ gene encoding molecular chaperone DnaJ, with the translated sequence MPGDYYQTLGVTRDANKDEIKRAYRRLARKYHPDVNKEPGAEEKFKEISRAYEVLSEPEIRQRYDQFGEAGVSSGGAQGFDVGNMGDFADIFETIFGGFGGGMGGQQRGRRRANGPTRGDDLRLDLQLTFQEAIFGGEKEIRIPHLESCQVCEGTGAKPGTGVKTCGTCNGAGQVRRATRTPFGSFAQVSTCPTCNGTGEVIEEKCEACNGVGRKQETKKLKITIPAGVDDGTRLRVGKEGDAGLRGGPAGDLYVFLMVETDKYFVREGMNIRSNLEVSYLQAILGCRLEVDTVDGKAELTIPAGTQPNTVLTLENKGVPKLGNATIRGDHLITVKVQIPTRINSEERELLERLATIKGESHGKGGLEGFLGGLFHK
- a CDS encoding sulfurtransferase TusA family protein; this encodes MSQGNEPILLDLRGTPCPINFVRTKLKLAQMAPGQCLEVWLDGGEPVEQVPHSLELEGYTEQSLRPLEGESSYCLTITVPVAVP
- a CDS encoding crossover junction endodeoxyribonuclease RuvC, with the translated sequence MDQTEAAQRWLGIDPGLAIIGWAILDGQPDLSAQLVDYGIIETSKHLSTPQRLVEIEQDIHALLEEFSPQAIAMEMPFFSRQIKAAGGVMQALGVINLVIYREKSIQPVFLHQSSWKCHLGNGKANKAEVAAMVQIFFGLEDLPIDDSVDAIAIALAGLNGVRNDIG
- the rsgA gene encoding small ribosomal subunit biogenesis GTPase RsgA; amino-acid sequence: MTKATDEGTVIAVQANYYWVRLRNMTTQPLLCTRRTRLKKVGQKVMVGDQVRVELPPSLLLQGQGNATEVPMVAEGDLGAIAKVYPRRTVLERPPVANAEQICLVFALTDPPLEEWQLSRFLVQAEATGLEISLCLNKQDLVEETDVKFWGDRLGDWGYAPITISVQNRWGMEKLQEKLKHRISLMAGPSGVGKSSLINLLVPGVEQQVKKVSGKLRKGRHTTRHVELFDLPAGGLLADTPGFNQPDLAVEPAQLIHLFPEARRQLAGRECFFKDCLHRGEPDCAVGQNWERYDHYLAFLEEVLAQQNTEQPKEADTGLKTKTGSDGQEYDEPKLETKKYRRHSRRQEHQELHSFCEQTDLDNLQEDWDWE
- a CDS encoding 3'(2'),5'-bisphosphate nucleotidase CysQ, with the protein product MTNSDLLPNLDSCLTTLRTIGWGAMEILQSYYSGKNQTDLNADENKQDGPVTAADLAANKYILATLQKAFSPGEFGYLSEETHQCTDPLPQDWVWIIDPLDGTRDFIDKTGEYALHIALTYRQRPMLALVGVPEAERLYYAVQGQGCFRESKGGEITLVKVKPKTEPESLTLVVSRSHRDQRFQDLIDRLPFGDRHYVGSVGCKIVTILEGQSDVYISLSGKSAAKDWDFAAPELILTEAGGEFTYFDQTPVVYNRGDVRQWGGILASHGSHHGALCEQAVEILAELDQNN
- the trpC gene encoding indole-3-glycerol phosphate synthase TrpC codes for the protein MEIRRRPPNPPINVDILQYQIKHPEAAPRHILEEIVWHKEKEVAQRRELVPLVKLQSLVKDMAPPLDFVGALRQSQRQPALIAEVKKASPSKGIIRADFDPVAIAKAYERGGANCLSVLTDEKFFQGSFENLQLVRSAVQLPLLCKEFIIYPYQIYLARSRGADAVLLIAAILSDKDLRYFLKIIQGLGMAALVEVHTMEEMDQVLALEGVQLIGINNRNLQTFTVDLQTTADLLDQRREQLTEKGITVVSESGIYELADLQRLQQAGARAVLVGESLVKQPDPQQAIATLYGEV